The nucleotide window CGTTGTCGAGCCCGTCGTTCTGGTTCTGCTCGGACATGCGTCCTCCACGGTTGAGATGTCCCTGCCGCTCCGCGGGCTGCGGCGCGGCTTACGGCCCCGCGGCGTGCGGGGCGGCGCCGGTGAGGGCCCTGCCCCCTACCCGCCTGGCGCGTCAGGTCGCCGAGCTGGAGCACGAGCTGCACGAGCAGCAGGTGCCGCTCGACGAGTCGTCGGCCGGCGGGATGATGCCGCCCGCCACCTCTTCCAGCGCCTCGTCGCTAAGCGGCTCCACCTGCACGTCGTCCAGCCCGTCGTTCTGGTTCTGCTCGCTCATCGTGTGTGCTCCGGTTGTGGTGAGCCGCGGTGCGGCTCGGGTGAAGACGCTCCGGCGCATCCGCCTCTCCAGGCGGGCGCCCGCGCGCCCTTCCGCTCGACTGCTACGCGTAGATGATGGGCTGCTAGGCCTCCGGCGGCGGAGCGCTGGAGCACGAGCTGCACGAGCAGCAGGTGCCGCTCGACGAGTCGGCGACCGAGCCCGGCAGGATGCCGCCCGCCACTTCCTCGAGCGCCTCGTCCGACAGCGGCTCCACCTGCACGTCGTCCAGCCCGTCGTTGTGGTTCTGCTCGCTCATCTGCTCGCTCCCGTGTGGTGAGCCGCGTGCGGCTCGGGTGAAACGCTCCGGGGACCCGCCCGGCTGGGCGCGGCGTACCGGGGCGCGCTTCCTTCCGGCAGTCATCCGCCGGGAGATCGGAGATCATCGTTGCCGGCCCAGTGCATCGGCCGGGTCATCATCCTTCAGCCGCCCGCGACGGCGGCGGGCATGCGGCGGCCGGGCGCGCGAACGGGTTCGGGTTCGGCCGCGCGGACGTGCGCCGGCCGCATCGCGAGCGAGTCCACCAGAAGCTCCACCGCCCAGCGCGCGCCGTCGCGGTCCGCCGGGAAGTGCGAGGCCTGCGGAAGCATCTCCACGAGGGACAGCGCCGCCACGCCTGCCGCCGCAGCGCCGCGGAAGAGGCCCACGAAGAGGGGCGAGCCGAAGTCGAGGTACTGGGGCTTGAAGAACTCGCCCGGGATGGGCAGGGGACGCTTCTCGAAGACGAAGACGTGCTCGGGGATGCCGCGCTCCATGCGCCAGCGGTTGAACGCCGCGAACGCCGCCGCCTCGTCGCCGCCCTCCAGCAGCGGCGCGACGACCGGGACGGGCACCGACCACGAGCGGCGGCGGATCACCATGTCGCCCAGCAGCGTGCGGCGCGTGACGGAGATGCCGTCCACGTCGTGCCGCGACGGCGCGGGCAACACCGTGTTGGACTCGCTGGGGCCCCACACCGCCAGGAACTTCACCAGCGGCGGCATGCAGTCCTCGAACGCCTGGCCCAGGTGCAGGGCCACGTACCGCCGCCCGTCGCGCCCCCGCAGGCGCGACGTGCCGTCAGGCCCGTCGAAGCTCACGCGCAGGTCGCGCAGGGTCACGCGGCGGTGCTCGGCCACGTGCGCCTCGGCCCCGGGGAGGGCGAGCACGGCCGGCGTCTGCACGCCGTGGACGTTCATGGTGTCGCCCTGGATGCACTGCACGTCCAGGTACTCCACCGTCTCGCCGTCCATCTCGAAGGTGCCGCGGGCCGCCAGGTGCGCGGTGAAGCGCTCGCGCGAGCGGGGGTCCATCGCCATGGCGAAGCGGCTGGCGTAGCGGCCCGTGCCTTCCTTCAGCCGGTTCATCATCCACAGGCTGCCGTCGGCGCTCGCGGGCTGGAGCAGCAGCGCGGCCCCGGCCTGCGGCGTGGTGTAGCGCGCCGGCACCCGGTCCAGCAGCGCCGACACCCGGTCGCCCAGCAGCCGCTCGTCGTCGCCCTCGCGTACCAGGCAGCCGGGCAGGCCGTCCAGCACCACGCGCCGCCAGCGGTCCAGCTCCTCCGCCTCCGCCAGTGCCATGGGGTTCCACGTCTCGGCCCAGCGCTCCGTCATGCGCACCGCGATGCGGAAGCCGATGTAGTCGCGGAAGAGGGACTGCGCCGCCTGGAGCAGCTCCAGCACACCCACCTCGCGGCGCCCCGGCCACCGTTCGGCGGCCAGCGCGGCGAGGGCGTGGTGCAGCTCGTGGCGGTGGTCGAAGAGCCAGGTCAGCCGCACCAGCGGCTCGGCCTGCCGCACCAGCGCCTCCGCCGTCGCGACGGAGAAGCCGACCACGGCGGCCTCGCCGTCGTCACCCGGCTCGGGGCGGAGAAAGACGTCCTCGTAGAAGTTCTGCTCGGTGGGACGGTCGTAGCGCGTCTCCGCGTCCATCCCACCGGCGACCGCCGAGGTGCGCCACAGCTCGCCGATCATCTCCTCCATCCGCCCCACCTCGGCCGCCGGATCGGAGGACGAGACGAAGCCCTGCTCCACCTCCAGCAGCCGCTCCAGCGCGTCGGCGAACGGCTCCAGCTCCGGCGCGGCGAGCGTGCGCAGGTGGCGGAGCATGTGCTTCTCCATGTGCCCCGCGTTGGCGGGCCAGGGCGTGCCGAACTGGAGGAAGCCCACGCCCAGCAACCGGTCGACCGCCGTAGCGGCCGACGGGGCGCCGCCGGACTCCGCGTCGAGCGCGCCGACCAGCTCGGCGTAGGTGCGCGGCCCCTCGTTCAGCAGCTCGGTCAGGCGCGGGACCACGGGGCTGCGGGGCGAGACGGTCATCAACGTGTCGCGTACGTAGATCCACCTCTCCCGCGCCTCGTCCATCTTCCAGTGGCTGGGGCAGAGGTAGAGGAAGCGGCCCGGCTCGATCTCGGCGGCGGAGCTGTTGAGCAGCACCGGCAGCGACCCGCGGAACCCAGGGTGGCGGCGCAGCGCGTCTACGTGCTGGTGCAGCAGGTAGCGTTTGAGTCGCAGCAGCGAGCGCTGGCGCCAGCCGCCGCCCTCCAGCCGCAGCTCGCCCGGAGCCAGGTCGCCGCGCAGCTCGCCCAGCGTGAACGGCGTGAAGGTGGAGAAGGGCGAGATCTTGACCGCGGCGCGGCTCACGTAGCGCAGCAGCGCCTCTTCCGCCCGCTGGTCGCGGCGGGTGCGCTGCGACGGCGGCGTGCCTTCGAGGCGCCCGCGTGCGCGGAGCAGGTCGGGGCTGGAGAGCGCCAGCCCGCGCATGAAGCTGCGGTTGCCGAAGTGCCGGACGAGGGCGGTGCGCTGCCCGTCGCGCGCGGCCTCGTACGCCAGGCGGAACTCGGCCTCCGCGCCCGCCAGCCGGTCCTCGGCCGCGGCGAAGCGGTCGGCCGCGGACCCGGCGGCGGCGCGGACGACGTCCCACGCGGGGCCGGAGCGGTGGCGGGCGACGGAGCGCCCGTTGTGGGCGTCGCGCTTGACGGAGAGGAGGACGCGGCGCGCTTCGGAAGATGCGGACGGGACGGCGGCGTGGAGCCGGTCGACCAGCTCGGCGCGGGCGGATTCGAGCTCCGCCTCCATCGCGGGGCGGTCCGGCAGGTTCTCGCAGAGATCGGTGGAGAACTCCTCCAGCACGTCCACCGGCAGGCCCGAGAGACGGGCCAGCACCGGCGCGGGCTGGAGCGACGGGGCGGGGCTTGCCATGCGCGTCACGCTCCCGCGACGGCGCCGGCCGCGGCGCCCTCGGTACACGCCGCGCGCAGGACGAGGTGGTGGGTCCACGCCTCGTCGGTCATCTTCACCCCCGCCTGGTTCGCCAGCCCGTGCAGCACCTTGAAGACGCCGGGGAACGCCACGTCGGCCGCGAAGGGATCGACGTCGTACGCGGGGTCGCCCCGGAAGCGCTCCATGTAGGCGACAAGGTCCGCCACGGCTTCGCGCCACGCGCCCCACGCTCCGCCGGGCGCGGCGCCGGGCTCCGCCCCCCACTGCGCCTCGGCGGCGCGGCCGATCTGGGCGGCACCGGGCCCCATCGCCTCCACGCGCGAGTCGTAGTGGCCGACGAGGTCCACCCGCGCCTGCTCGCTGTTCAGGCTGAAGCGCAGCAGCCAGTCCCGGTGGTAGCCCAGATAGCTCTCCCGCAACGCGGGCGAGAAGCGGGCGCCCGCCAGCGCGCCGATCACCGCACGCAGCAGCAGCTTCTGGCGCGCGGCGCCCGGGAACTTGCCCGTGGCGTCCGGCTGCAGGCCGTCCAGGACCAGGTCGGCGCCGCGGGCGAGGCAGAGCGTGGCGCGCGCCGCGTAGCCGTCGTCGTCCGGCAGCGGCTGGGGGCCCAGGGTGACCGGGCTGCGCCGGTAGGTGGTGAGGAGCAGCGTGCGGTCCGGCAGGTCGCCGCCGCCCTCGTCCTCCGCGTCCACCGCGGGCGCGTCGTTGCGGCTCAGGCGCGGCAGCTCCGGATCCGCCGGCGCCAGCGCGGCGAAGTGCGCGTTCGCCGCCTCGCCCAGCAGCCGCTCGGCCAGGCCGCGGTGCGATGCGGGGCCGTGGACGCGGAGCTTGAGATGCTCGCCGCGGCGGGCGTAGCGCACGCCCCACACCGACCACTCGCCGTCCGGATCGGCCTCCGCGAGCCGGTCGCGGAAGGGGCGGACGACGCCGTGCAGGAGCTCGTCCAGCCCGCCGGCGGAGTACAGGTTCGCGGTGAGGATGGGGTCGGGTGCGTGCATGCGCGCGTGGACCGGGTTCGGGGTCGGGTGCACCATGTCAGGCCAGGAGCAGCGGCGAGGGAACGGCGTCCGGCCGCGCGAGCCGCAGCAGTGCCATGCCGACTCCGGCGAGGCCGCGGAAGAGCGACGAGCGGACGCCTTCCGGCTCGTCGGTGCGGGCCAGCACGTAGCCGCCGGCTGCATCCGCCCGGGCGATGGAGCGCGCGGCGAGGCCGCGGGCGTGCTCCAGCGCGTCCGCATCTCCCGTGGCGTGCCCGGCCGTGACGAGGATCTCCACCCGGCCGAAGTTGCCGCAGCACAGGTGGTCGATGGGGCAGTCCGGCAGCAGGCGCGTGCTGCGCAGCGTGCGGCCGATCTCCGCGCGCACCTCGGCGTCGTCGTATGCGCCCAGCCCGCCCGCGCGGCCCAGCGCGATGCCAGGCGCGCCGTGGCACCACGCGCTCTGCTCCAGCGGCCGCTCGTAGCGCGGGTTCCACCAGTTGTCGGTCTCTCCGTCGTAGAGCCCGCGCTCGAAGGCGATGCCCTCCAGGGCCGCGACGCGCAGCTCCTCGCGCCCGGTGCGCTCGTACAGCCTCATCAGCGCGAGGGCGACTCCCGTGGCGCCGTGCGCGTAGCCGCCCAGCGGCGGCCAGTCCCGGCCGGGCCAAGCGCGCGGCCGGCCCGAGTACGACGTGCGCCGCTCCAGCAGGTGTGCCGCGCAGTCCAGCGCGATCTCCACCGGCGTGGCGTCGGCCGTATTGGCGCTGGAGCACAGGCCGTCCAGCGCGAGCAGCGCCAGCACCGCCCCAGCGGATCCGTCCGTGACGTCCAGCCGGTCGTCACCGGCGATGCGCTCGCGGGTGAGGAGAACCGTGGCCAGGTGGGCGTCGCGCACCAGCTCGGGCTCACCCATCCACTCGCCGATCCGCGCCAGCCCGTACACGAAGGCGCCCGCGCCGGTGAGCCCGCCCGTGCCCAGCCGCAGCCTGCGCGCGCGGTCCGCGTCGGCGGCCAGCGCGCGCACGGTGCGGCGCAGCGGCGCGACCGCGCGCAGCACCAGCGCGCGGTGGCGGCCGTCGCCGTGAACGCGGTCCAGCGCGGCCAAGAAGAGGGCGATGCCCAGCGTCCCGTCGTAGAGGGTGGGGCCCAGCGGCGCGCCGGTGGTGGGGGAAAGCCAGGTGGCGCTCCCGTCCGGCTGCTGGACGGAGCGCTCGTTCACGACCTCGCCTATGCGGGTCGCCTCGGAGATGAAGGCGGTGTGGCCGCTACAGTCGCCCTCGGGGTCGGCGAGCTCACGGGTGCCCTGGAGGGGCGCGGCGGACGGGATCATCTGCGCGAGTGTCGCCATGGGGCGGTGCGTCTCCAGGGTACGGCTGCGCGCTCGGGACGGCAGCGGGCGGAGTCCGGGGCGGCGAAGGGCGCGCACCAGGCCGAGTGTGCCGGCCGGGAGAACGCGCCCTATCCGCCATCGTGTGCCGTCCTGGAGGCAACGCCTGTGCCCCGCTCCCCGTTTGCGTCAACGTCTTGCGACACAGGCGTTTATACGGTCCACCGCCACGTCTCGCACGCTCC belongs to Longimicrobiaceae bacterium and includes:
- a CDS encoding lanthionine synthetase LanC family protein, whose translation is MATLAQMIPSAAPLQGTRELADPEGDCSGHTAFISEATRIGEVVNERSVQQPDGSATWLSPTTGAPLGPTLYDGTLGIALFLAALDRVHGDGRHRALVLRAVAPLRRTVRALAADADRARRLRLGTGGLTGAGAFVYGLARIGEWMGEPELVRDAHLATVLLTRERIAGDDRLDVTDGSAGAVLALLALDGLCSSANTADATPVEIALDCAAHLLERRTSYSGRPRAWPGRDWPPLGGYAHGATGVALALMRLYERTGREELRVAALEGIAFERGLYDGETDNWWNPRYERPLEQSAWCHGAPGIALGRAGGLGAYDDAEVRAEIGRTLRSTRLLPDCPIDHLCCGNFGRVEILVTAGHATGDADALEHARGLAARSIARADAAGGYVLARTDEPEGVRSSLFRGLAGVGMALLRLARPDAVPSPLLLA
- a CDS encoding lantibiotic dehydratase C-terminal domain-containing protein, whose amino-acid sequence is MHAPDPILTANLYSAGGLDELLHGVVRPFRDRLAEADPDGEWSVWGVRYARRGEHLKLRVHGPASHRGLAERLLGEAANAHFAALAPADPELPRLSRNDAPAVDAEDEGGGDLPDRTLLLTTYRRSPVTLGPQPLPDDDGYAARATLCLARGADLVLDGLQPDATGKFPGAARQKLLLRAVIGALAGARFSPALRESYLGYHRDWLLRFSLNSEQARVDLVGHYDSRVEAMGPGAAQIGRAAEAQWGAEPGAAPGGAWGAWREAVADLVAYMERFRGDPAYDVDPFAADVAFPGVFKVLHGLANQAGVKMTDEAWTHHLVLRAACTEGAAAGAVAGA
- a CDS encoding lantibiotic dehydratase; translation: MASPAPSLQPAPVLARLSGLPVDVLEEFSTDLCENLPDRPAMEAELESARAELVDRLHAAVPSASSEARRVLLSVKRDAHNGRSVARHRSGPAWDVVRAAAGSAADRFAAAEDRLAGAEAEFRLAYEAARDGQRTALVRHFGNRSFMRGLALSSPDLLRARGRLEGTPPSQRTRRDQRAEEALLRYVSRAAVKISPFSTFTPFTLGELRGDLAPGELRLEGGGWRQRSLLRLKRYLLHQHVDALRRHPGFRGSLPVLLNSSAAEIEPGRFLYLCPSHWKMDEARERWIYVRDTLMTVSPRSPVVPRLTELLNEGPRTYAELVGALDAESGGAPSAATAVDRLLGVGFLQFGTPWPANAGHMEKHMLRHLRTLAAPELEPFADALERLLEVEQGFVSSSDPAAEVGRMEEMIGELWRTSAVAGGMDAETRYDRPTEQNFYEDVFLRPEPGDDGEAAVVGFSVATAEALVRQAEPLVRLTWLFDHRHELHHALAALAAERWPGRREVGVLELLQAAQSLFRDYIGFRIAVRMTERWAETWNPMALAEAEELDRWRRVVLDGLPGCLVREGDDERLLGDRVSALLDRVPARYTTPQAGAALLLQPASADGSLWMMNRLKEGTGRYASRFAMAMDPRSRERFTAHLAARGTFEMDGETVEYLDVQCIQGDTMNVHGVQTPAVLALPGAEAHVAEHRRVTLRDLRVSFDGPDGTSRLRGRDGRRYVALHLGQAFEDCMPPLVKFLAVWGPSESNTVLPAPSRHDVDGISVTRRTLLGDMVIRRRSWSVPVPVVAPLLEGGDEAAAFAAFNRWRMERGIPEHVFVFEKRPLPIPGEFFKPQYLDFGSPLFVGLFRGAAAAGVAALSLVEMLPQASHFPADRDGARWAVELLVDSLAMRPAHVRAAEPEPVRAPGRRMPAAVAGG